TGGTTTGATGCCCTCCCACACATAGTCCCCGTCCACTGCCTCATCCATCATGGACTTGACCTGGGATTCTTTCAGCTTCAGCTGCTCCTCATATGGCAGGTTCTGATACGTACAGCCGCCGCACTGGCCAAAATGCGGACAGTCCGGCGTCATCTCCAGCTCGGACGGCCGGAGCACTTCCAGAATTTTCCCCTCTGCCTTTCCCTTTCGTATCTTGCTGACTGAAAACTTTACCTTCTGACCCGGAATCCCATTTTTTACTGTCACTGTCTTATCTTCATCAGGTAGGAATACCTTCCCCTTGTTCGGGAATTCAACTGACGTGATCACTCCTTCGTATACCTGCCCTTTTTTCATCTTTCTTCTTCCTCTCTGTCTTAACTTAATCTGCGTATTTTGCTTTCATTATCGTCTTGTCCTGCTGTACCCGGATACTGCGCAGGCTCTTTATATACTGGCTGAACTGTGAATATCCGTAATCGCTTATCTTGAAGTTCTTATATTTCTCATATACACGGTTTCCGAGGATACTCAGTTCGATCCCGTCTTTTCCCGCTTCTTTCACAAGCTTTAACACAAAGCGGTCGATGTCTTCCTTCATGCCTTTGTCTTCCTTGAGTGTAACGGACATAAAATTGCCTTTTTTTACAAGCTGGATCCTTGTGAAATCCTCCAGGAAGCGGGACAGCATATTGTAGCCGTAGCTTCGCACGTCAAAGTCCGGATACAGACTGACGAGGCGGCTTCCGACTTCACCGAGCCCCGTCTGCTTATTATTGTCCTGATTCTCAATGATCATCTTGATGATCTCATCCTCGATCCGTTCCCCGCGCAGGCCGCCGTGGAGTTCTTCTGTCTCCTCCAGTTCCTCTTCCTCTCCCGGTACCGGCTCGTTCAGCAGGTTTTCCAATATGGTGAACTTGTCGCACGCCTTGCGGAACGGTTCCGGTGTCTTGTTTTCGCCCATGCCGATGACCAGCTTTCCGCTCTCTCTCAACCGGCTGACAAGACGGGTAAAATCACTGTCGCTGGACACGATACAGAAACCGTGCACGTCATTCGTGTACAGAATATCCATGGCATCGATGATCATGGCTGAGTCGGTCGCGTTCTTTCCCTGCGTGTAACTGAACTGCTGGATCGGCGTGATCGAGTTGGTCAGCAGTTCATCCTTCCACTTGGAATGCTGGGTGCTTGTCCAGTCTCCGTATATCCTTTTGTATGTTATGTTCCCGTACTTGGAAAGCTCCGTCAGTATCGGTTTTATATATTTTGCAGATATGTTGTCTGCGTCTATGAGCAGC
This is a stretch of genomic DNA from [Clostridium] hylemonae DSM 15053. It encodes these proteins:
- a CDS encoding NYN domain-containing protein — protein: MDEQFFALLIDADNISAKYIKPILTELSKYGNITYKRIYGDWTSTQHSKWKDELLTNSITPIQQFSYTQGKNATDSAMIIDAMDILYTNDVHGFCIVSSDSDFTRLVSRLRESGKLVIGMGENKTPEPFRKACDKFTILENLLNEPVPGEEEELEETEELHGGLRGERIEDEIIKMIIENQDNNKQTGLGEVGSRLVSLYPDFDVRSYGYNMLSRFLEDFTRIQLVKKGNFMSVTLKEDKGMKEDIDRFVLKLVKEAGKDGIELSILGNRVYEKYKNFKISDYGYSQFSQYIKSLRSIRVQQDKTIMKAKYAD